From a single Prionailurus bengalensis isolate Pbe53 chromosome A1, Fcat_Pben_1.1_paternal_pri, whole genome shotgun sequence genomic region:
- the LOC122484531 gene encoding inhibitor of growth protein 1 isoform X2, whose translation MLSPANGEQIHLVNYVEDYLDSIESLPFDLQRNVSLMREIDAKYQEILKELDEYYEKFKRETDGVQKRRVLHCIQRALIRSQELGDEKIQIVSQMVELVENRTRQVDSHVELFEAHQEVNDTTGHSGKAGQDKSKSETVTQAEKTNSKRSRRQRNNENRENAANHHDHDDVTSGTPKEKKAKASKKKKRSKAKAEREASPADLPIDPNEPTYCLCNQVSYGEMIGCDNDECPIEWFHFSCVGLNHKPKGKWYCPKCRGENEKTMDKALEKSKKERAYNR comes from the exons ATGTTGAGCCCTGCCAACGGGGAGCAGATCCACCTGGTGAACTATGTGGAGGACTACCTGGACTCCATCGAGTCTCTGCCATTCGACCTGCAGAGAAACGTCTCGCTGATGCGGGAGATCGACGCGAAATACCAAG AAATCCTAAAGGAGCTGGATGAGTACTATGAGAAATTTAAACGTGAGACAGACGGTGTCCAGAAGAGGAGAGTGTTACATTGCATTCAGAGAGCCCTGATTCggagccaggagctgggggatgAGAAGATCCAGATCGTGAGTCAGATGGTGGAGCTGGTGGAGAACCGGACCAGGCAGGTGGACAGTCACGTGGAGCTCTTTGAGGCCCACCAGGAGGTCAATGACACCACTGGCCACAGTGGCAAAGCCGGCCAGGATAAGTCCAAGAGCGAGACCGTCACGCAGGCAGAAAAGACCAACAGCAAGAGGTCCCGGCGGCAGCGCAACAACGAGAACCGGGAGAACGCGGCCAATCATCACGACCACGATGATGTCACCTCGGGAACGCCCAAGGAGAAGAAGGCGAAAGCCTCCAAGAAGAAGAAGCGCTCCAAGGCCAAAGCCGAGAGGGAGGCGTCCCCTGCAGACCTTCCCATCGACCCGAACGAGCCCACGTACTGTCTGTGCAATCAGGTCTCCTATGGAGAAATGATCGGCTGCGACAATGACGAGTGCCCCATCGAGTGGTTCCACTTCTCCTGCGTGGGGCTGAATCATAAACCAAAGGGCAAGTGGTACTGTCCCAAGTGTCGAGGGGAGAATGAGAAAACCATGGACAAGGCCCTGGAGAAATCCAAAAAGGAGCGGGCTTACAACAGGTAG
- the LOC122484531 gene encoding inhibitor of growth protein 1 isoform X1, with the protein MQLPSWAPLSPSRSALGSSRRHKGKAVRTAQAREPLRLLGAVVRPPNEILKELDEYYEKFKRETDGVQKRRVLHCIQRALIRSQELGDEKIQIVSQMVELVENRTRQVDSHVELFEAHQEVNDTTGHSGKAGQDKSKSETVTQAEKTNSKRSRRQRNNENRENAANHHDHDDVTSGTPKEKKAKASKKKKRSKAKAEREASPADLPIDPNEPTYCLCNQVSYGEMIGCDNDECPIEWFHFSCVGLNHKPKGKWYCPKCRGENEKTMDKALEKSKKERAYNR; encoded by the exons ATGCAACTCCCCTCTTGGGCCCCTTTGTCTCCAAGCCGCTCGGCACTGGGCTCCAGCCGGCGACACAAAGGGAAGGCGGTGAGGACCGCGCAGGCGCGCGAGCCGCTGAGGTTGCTGGGAGCGGTGGTCCGGCCGCCTAATG AAATCCTAAAGGAGCTGGATGAGTACTATGAGAAATTTAAACGTGAGACAGACGGTGTCCAGAAGAGGAGAGTGTTACATTGCATTCAGAGAGCCCTGATTCggagccaggagctgggggatgAGAAGATCCAGATCGTGAGTCAGATGGTGGAGCTGGTGGAGAACCGGACCAGGCAGGTGGACAGTCACGTGGAGCTCTTTGAGGCCCACCAGGAGGTCAATGACACCACTGGCCACAGTGGCAAAGCCGGCCAGGATAAGTCCAAGAGCGAGACCGTCACGCAGGCAGAAAAGACCAACAGCAAGAGGTCCCGGCGGCAGCGCAACAACGAGAACCGGGAGAACGCGGCCAATCATCACGACCACGATGATGTCACCTCGGGAACGCCCAAGGAGAAGAAGGCGAAAGCCTCCAAGAAGAAGAAGCGCTCCAAGGCCAAAGCCGAGAGGGAGGCGTCCCCTGCAGACCTTCCCATCGACCCGAACGAGCCCACGTACTGTCTGTGCAATCAGGTCTCCTATGGAGAAATGATCGGCTGCGACAATGACGAGTGCCCCATCGAGTGGTTCCACTTCTCCTGCGTGGGGCTGAATCATAAACCAAAGGGCAAGTGGTACTGTCCCAAGTGTCGAGGGGAGAATGAGAAAACCATGGACAAGGCCCTGGAGAAATCCAAAAAGGAGCGGGCTTACAACAGGTAG
- the ING1 gene encoding LOW QUALITY PROTEIN: inhibitor of growth protein 1 (The sequence of the model RefSeq protein was modified relative to this genomic sequence to represent the inferred CDS: inserted 3 bases in 2 codons; substituted 1 base at 1 genomic stop codon) — MECPYPSAAELLVAAPEEGGHCAVTGTGLCFRCLLFSSEGRGGGGGGRVDLNVFGSPGLRPGIGHWRCWGGPCSSILCCDWSPARPPPYGPAIPTGGGSRGXGRDARXPPPHWLGAXAPPLSLRGSSLATSGRGAMAASGCRGCRGCSSGLPPRARRWSRSARSGGRVRGQGPGAGRAGTATRCRGQRESLSPSPSVSAYRKFQDDSVCEFI; from the exons ATGGAATGTCCTTATCCATCCGCTGCTGAGTTATTGGTTGCTGCGCCGGAGGAGGGTGGGCATTGCGCAGTGACTGGCACGGGTCTCTGTTTCCgctgccttcttttttcttcagaggggcggggaggaggaggggggggtcGAGTTGATTTGAATGTCTTCGGGTCGCCCGGCCTCCGGCCTGGGATTGGCCATTGGCGCTGCTGGGGTGGGCCGTGTTCGTCGATCCTGTGCTGTGATTGGAGCCCCGCTCGGCCTCCGCCCTACGGCCCGGCGATCCCCACAGGCGGTGGTTCTCGGGG GGGGCGCGACGCCCGCTGACCGCCTCCTCATTGGCTGgggg aggccccgcccctgtCCCTCAGGGGCTCGAGCCTGGCCACTTCCGGCCGCGGAGCAATGGCGGCGTCCGGGTGCCGGGGCTGCAGAGGTTGCAGCTCAGGCCTCCCTCCCCGGGCCCGCCGATGGTCCAGGTCCGCGCGGAGCGGGGGAAGAGTGAGGGGACAGGGGCCGGGCGCAGGGCGAGCCGGGACGGCGACTCGGTGCAGAGGTCAAAGGGAGTCGTTGTCGCCCTCACCGTCCGTTAGCGCCTACAGGAAATTTCAAGATGACAGTGTTTGTGAATTCATCTAG